The Streptomyces sp. NBC_01197 genome window below encodes:
- a CDS encoding xanthine dehydrogenase family protein molybdopterin-binding subunit: protein MTTTTTTRLQSAVGTAHIRVEGRDKVTGAARYAGEIPFAELAHGWLVLSTVARGRIRSVETADVLAMPGVLAVLHHGNAPRVDSDYTGLLGAPPDPTYVLFQHDRVPFMGWPVALVVAETSEQAREAAEALVVQYDVEPHDVAFTAGHPDAYPADGHMPAVTGKGDLEAELAASAVVVDAEYTTPEEHHSMMEPHAATALWEGGRLEVVDSNQGTTWVAGELANLFSLDPASVRVRSEHVGGGFGSKGARAHQVAAVMAATVLQRPVRVVLTRRQMFSLAGYRSPTAQRLRLGADADGRLRALEHSSLSLTSSVHEFVEPSAAVPRVMYDADAHHTAVRVVRLDVPTPTFMRAPGEAPGSFALESALDELAEKCGIDPIELRARNEPELGPVSGLPFSGRNLHGCFREGARRFGWADRDPRPGLRADGRWLIGTGTAAASFPAGVAPSTAAVTAEADGTFTVRISAADIGTGARTALTLVAADALEAAPDRIRVRIGDSDFGPAMIAGGSMGTRSWAWAITAAAGELRERLVPGADIPPEGITVRSDTTEAVGALEQKERHSFGAQFAEVAVDVATGEVRVRRMLGIFSAGRIVNPLTARNQFLGGMVWGISMALHEEAVRDRASGGHYGADLAGYHVATHADVPAIEADWIEDPATDDPDDPVGIKGVGEIGIVGAAAAIANAVWHATGVRHRALPIRPDRVIMAGTGDPRA, encoded by the coding sequence ATGACCACCACCACGACCACCAGACTGCAGAGCGCGGTCGGTACCGCGCACATCCGAGTGGAGGGCCGCGACAAGGTCACCGGCGCCGCCCGCTACGCGGGTGAGATCCCCTTCGCCGAACTGGCCCACGGCTGGCTGGTGCTGTCCACCGTCGCCCGTGGCCGCATCCGCTCGGTGGAGACCGCAGATGTCCTCGCGATGCCCGGGGTGCTCGCCGTCCTCCACCACGGGAACGCGCCGCGCGTCGACTCCGACTACACCGGCCTCCTGGGCGCCCCGCCGGACCCGACCTATGTGCTCTTCCAGCATGACCGGGTGCCGTTCATGGGGTGGCCGGTGGCGCTCGTCGTCGCCGAGACGTCCGAGCAGGCCAGGGAGGCCGCCGAGGCGCTGGTCGTGCAGTACGACGTGGAACCGCACGACGTCGCGTTCACCGCCGGCCACCCGGACGCGTATCCCGCGGACGGCCATATGCCGGCCGTGACCGGGAAGGGCGACCTGGAGGCGGAACTCGCCGCGTCCGCCGTCGTCGTGGACGCGGAGTACACCACTCCGGAAGAGCACCACAGCATGATGGAGCCGCACGCGGCCACCGCCCTCTGGGAGGGCGGCCGCCTCGAAGTCGTCGACTCCAACCAGGGCACCACCTGGGTAGCGGGCGAACTCGCGAATCTGTTCTCGCTCGACCCCGCATCGGTCCGCGTACGGTCCGAACACGTCGGCGGCGGCTTCGGGAGCAAGGGGGCGCGCGCCCACCAGGTCGCCGCGGTGATGGCCGCGACCGTCCTCCAGCGCCCGGTACGCGTTGTGCTGACGCGACGTCAGATGTTCTCGCTCGCCGGATATCGCAGCCCCACGGCGCAGCGGCTCAGGCTGGGCGCGGACGCCGACGGACGACTGCGCGCGCTGGAACACAGCTCCCTGAGCCTCACCTCGTCCGTGCACGAGTTCGTCGAGCCGAGCGCCGCGGTGCCGCGGGTCATGTACGACGCCGACGCCCACCACACGGCCGTCCGGGTGGTACGCCTCGACGTACCGACACCGACCTTCATGCGCGCCCCGGGCGAGGCGCCGGGGTCGTTCGCGCTGGAGTCGGCGCTCGACGAACTCGCCGAGAAGTGCGGCATCGACCCGATCGAGCTGCGCGCCCGCAACGAGCCCGAGCTGGGCCCCGTGTCCGGCCTGCCCTTCAGCGGCCGTAACCTGCACGGCTGCTTCCGTGAAGGCGCGCGCAGGTTCGGCTGGGCGGACCGTGACCCCCGTCCCGGCCTGCGCGCCGACGGGCGCTGGCTGATCGGCACCGGCACGGCTGCGGCCTCGTTCCCGGCGGGGGTCGCACCGTCCACGGCCGCTGTGACGGCGGAGGCGGACGGAACCTTCACCGTACGGATCTCCGCTGCGGACATCGGAACAGGGGCCCGTACGGCGCTCACCCTGGTGGCCGCCGACGCGCTGGAGGCCGCCCCGGACCGTATCCGGGTACGGATCGGCGACAGCGACTTCGGACCGGCGATGATCGCCGGCGGATCGATGGGCACCAGGTCCTGGGCATGGGCGATCACGGCTGCGGCCGGCGAACTGCGCGAGCGGCTCGTGCCCGGCGCCGACATCCCGCCGGAGGGCATCACGGTGCGGTCGGACACCACCGAGGCCGTCGGCGCCCTCGAACAGAAGGAACGCCACTCCTTCGGGGCGCAGTTCGCGGAGGTCGCCGTGGACGTCGCCACCGGAGAGGTACGCGTACGGCGGATGCTCGGCATCTTCTCGGCGGGCCGGATCGTCAACCCGCTCACCGCACGCAACCAGTTCCTCGGCGGAATGGTCTGGGGCATCTCCATGGCCCTGCACGAGGAGGCGGTCCGGGACCGCGCGTCCGGCGGTCACTACGGTGCGGACCTCGCGGGGTACCACGTCGCCACGCACGCCGACGTGCCCGCCATCGAGGCGGACTGGAT
- a CDS encoding FAD binding domain-containing protein has translation MKEFGYERVFDVSGALALAGADSGARYLGGGTNLVDLMKAGVERPTSLVDVRELPLDAIEAAGGGGLRIGATVTNSDLAAHPEVRRNYPALTQAVLAGASGQLRNMATVGGNLLQRTRCGYFTDVTKPCNKRVPGSGCPAIEGEHHNHAVLGASGHCVAIHPSDMGVALTAFDAVVSYETAEGPGELPLTEFYLPVGDTPHLETALPPGALITGVTLPPAPVAAFSRYRKVRERASYAFAIGSIAAALDVRDGVVRDVRLAFGAVASRPWRARAAEAVLTGASADAETFAAAADAELAAAEPLPHNGYKVALMRNLVVAVLTELAEEAAR, from the coding sequence ATGAAGGAGTTCGGATATGAGCGGGTCTTCGACGTCTCCGGCGCCCTCGCGCTGGCCGGCGCAGATTCCGGCGCCCGCTATCTCGGTGGCGGCACCAACCTCGTCGACCTGATGAAGGCGGGCGTCGAGCGCCCCACCAGCCTCGTCGATGTACGTGAACTGCCCCTGGACGCTATCGAGGCGGCCGGGGGCGGCGGTCTGCGCATCGGCGCGACCGTCACCAACAGCGACCTCGCCGCACACCCCGAAGTCCGCAGAAACTACCCGGCGCTGACGCAGGCGGTGCTGGCCGGTGCCTCCGGACAGCTGCGCAACATGGCCACCGTCGGCGGGAACCTGCTCCAGCGCACCCGCTGCGGCTACTTCACGGACGTGACCAAACCCTGCAACAAGCGCGTTCCCGGCAGCGGTTGCCCCGCCATCGAGGGCGAGCACCACAACCACGCCGTCCTGGGCGCATCCGGCCACTGCGTGGCGATCCACCCCTCGGACATGGGTGTGGCGCTGACCGCCTTCGACGCCGTCGTGTCGTACGAAACGGCCGAAGGCCCCGGCGAGTTGCCGCTCACGGAGTTCTACCTGCCCGTCGGCGACACGCCGCACCTGGAGACCGCACTGCCGCCGGGGGCGCTGATCACCGGCGTCACCCTGCCGCCGGCCCCGGTCGCCGCCTTCTCGCGCTACCGGAAGGTGCGCGAGCGCGCCTCGTACGCTTTCGCCATCGGCTCGATCGCCGCCGCGCTCGACGTCCGGGACGGAGTGGTCCGCGACGTACGCCTGGCCTTCGGAGCGGTCGCGTCCCGGCCGTGGCGTGCCCGGGCGGCCGAAGCGGTGCTGACCGGAGCGTCTGCCGACGCCGAGACGTTCGCCGCCGCCGCGGACGCCGAACTGGCGGCCGCCGAGCCCCTGCCGCACAACGGATACAAGGTGGCGCTGATGCGCAACCTCGTGGTGGCGGTGCTGACCGAACTCGCCGAGGAGGCCGCCCGATGA